In one window of Chloroflexota bacterium DNA:
- a CDS encoding ABC transporter ATP-binding protein, with product MIWIEGVGRTYHTGRIDVTALVDVTLAVESGEFVAVVGPSGSGKTTLMNILGCLDRPTAGRYILDGTSVAELDDDGLAALRSRSIGFVFQSYNLLPRATALDNVATPLIYQGVSRREREARARAALERLGLGDRVHHEPTELSGGQQQRVAIARALVTEPALLLADEPTGNLDSASGAEVMRLLHELNASGRTIVLITHDQEVAAAANRQIHVRDGRVLS from the coding sequence ATCATCTGGATCGAAGGTGTCGGCCGGACGTATCACACGGGTCGGATCGACGTGACCGCCCTGGTGGACGTGACCCTCGCCGTGGAATCCGGAGAGTTCGTCGCCGTGGTGGGTCCATCCGGGTCCGGCAAGACGACCCTCATGAACATCCTCGGCTGCCTCGATCGACCGACCGCCGGTCGGTACATCCTCGACGGCACCTCCGTGGCCGAACTCGACGACGACGGCCTCGCCGCCCTTCGGAGCCGGTCCATCGGCTTCGTCTTCCAGTCGTACAACCTGCTCCCCCGGGCGACCGCCCTCGACAACGTCGCGACGCCGCTCATCTACCAGGGGGTCAGCCGCCGCGAGCGAGAGGCACGGGCTCGCGCGGCGCTCGAGCGGCTCGGCCTGGGCGACCGGGTCCACCACGAACCGACCGAGCTGTCCGGCGGACAGCAGCAGCGCGTCGCGATCGCCCGGGCGCTTGTCACGGAGCCCGCGCTCCTCCTCGCCGACGAGCCGACGGGCAACCTCGACAGCGCGAGCGGCGCGGAGGTCATGCGCCTCCTCCACGAGCTGAACGCGAGCGGCCGGACGATCGTCCTCATCACCCACGACCAGGAGGTCGCGGCGGCGGCGAATCGCCAGATCCACGTCCGCGACGGGCGGGTCCTCTCGTGA